Below is a window of Pseudarthrobacter equi DNA.
TGCGGGTTCGGTCCCCAGGGTCCCGGTGCCGGCGCGGAACAGGTCCACGCATTCCCACATGGTGCCGGTCCAGTCCGTGCCTGCGGGGTTACCTTGTGAGGCGTCGCCGATGAAGAGCGGCCCTACGTAGTCCCAGGAGCGCAGGTCTGCCGACTCGTACAGGAACGCCGTCCCGCCGCGGCCGCGGACTCCCGAGCCCACCAGCTGCCGCCACTTGTTGCCTTCGCGCCACACGCAGTGGTCACGGTAGGCGGTGATGTCCACGCCGGCCGGCGGGGCTGCGATGACAGGGTTCTCGGGGGCTTTGGTCCAGCTGGACAGGTCCGGGGAGCCCACGGCGACGCACGGAAGTTCCCGCTCCCCGAGGCGGCCCGAGTAGACCAGGGTGGGCGTGCCGGCGTCGTTCACCAGCACGCCGGACCAGCAGCCGTCGGCGTCCGGGCCCGGCGAGGGTTCCAGGGCCACCGGCCGGTCCGTCCAGGTGACGAGGTCCGTGCTGGTGGCGTGGCCCCACTGGATGCGGTGGTGGAAGGCGCCCTCGGGGTTGTACTGGTAGAAGAGGTGGTAGATGCCGTCCCACTGGGCCACGCCGTTGGGATCGTTGAGCCACCCGGCGGGCGAGACGAAATGGAAGCGGGGCCGCAGCGGGTCTGATTCGGCGCGGGCAACCAGCTCGTCCCGGGGAACGGTGGCCAGCGGGTGGGTCAGTTCAGTCATGCCGAAGCCTTCCGGGGGTTGTTCGACGCCGGCGGACCGGCGTGCGCGGAGGTCCCCGCGTCTGCGGATGGGCCGGCTGCCGGGTCTGCAGCGAGGGCGTGGCCGCCGGCGCCGGCACGCGGGCGGTAAAGGTGGCAGCGGACCCAGTGCCGGTTGCCGGGCTCGCCCACCTGGTGCCGGACTGGTTGTTCGGCTGAGCAAGGCTGGTCCGGGTCGCCGTCGAACGCGCAGCTGGTGGAGGCCATGACGGCCTGCCGCAGTCCGGCCCGCCGGACGGGATCGTAGGAACCGGCACGGGCCGGATCCGGAACGGCTGAGACCAGGAGCTGTGTGTAGGGGTGGGCCGGATTGGCCAGCAGGTCCAGGGATTCGCCCTCCTCCACGAGTTCGCCGGCGAACATGACGGCCGTGCGGTCCGCGAGGTAGCGGGCCGAGGCGAGGTCGTGGGTGATGTAGAGCATCGAGATGCCCTGCTCGTCCCGGAGCCTGCGCATCAGGTTGAGCACGCCGATCCGGACGGAGACGTCCAGCATGGAGGTTGGTTCGTCGGCGAGGATCACCTGCGGTTCCACGGCGAGCGCCCGGGCGATGGCGACGCGCTGCCGCTGGCCGCCGGAGAGCTCATGCGGGTAGGAATCCAGCATGTCCGCCTGCAGCCCCACGGTGTCCATGAGCTGTTCGAGGCGGGCCTGGGTTTCCGTTTCCGAACGTCCGCCCTTCCCGTGGATCGCCAGGGAACGCCGCAGGAAATGGCCGATCCTGTGTGCCGGGTTCAACGACCCGAAGGGGTCCTGGAACACCATCTGCAGCTGGGAGCGGAACGCCCGCGAGGCCTGGAAGCGGTCCCGTTTGAGGACGTCGGTACCGTCAAGCAGGATGGACCCTTCGCTGGGCCGTTCCAGCCGGGCAACACAGCGGGCCAGGGTGCTCTTGCCGGAACCGGATTCGCCCACCAGCGCAACGATTTCGCCGCGGCCGATGGCCAGGTCCACACCGTGGAGGGCCCGCACCGAGTCTCTCGAGAACAGCCCGCCGATGGGGAACGACTTGCCCAGGCCGCGGACCTCCAGTGCGGGGGTATCCGCTCGGCCGGGGCCTGGGCTGGTGGGGCCCGAACCGGTGGTGGTGGAAAGTGTTGAATGGCTCATCGGATGGCTCCTTCCAGGGCTGCCGCTTCATCCCCGGTGGCGTGGGCTCCGTGCGCGATGGACAGGTCGTCGGCACCGAACGGCGCCACGAGGTGGCCGGGCGCCACTTCGGCGAGGTCCGGAATGTTCCGGAACTTCACGCCGTCGGGCAATCCCGAAAGTGGAACCCGCGGACCGGTGAGCGGCGGGAACGCGCCCATCAGCGCCTGCGTGTAGGGGTGGCGGGGGTCGGTGTAGACGTCGTGGGCCCTGGCGGTTTCCACGATGCGCCCGCCGTACATCACCGCCATCCGGTGCGACAGTTCCACCATGAGGGACATGTCGTGGGTGATGAACAGGACGGAGAAGCCGAGCTCGCGCTGGAGTTCCTTGATCTGGGCCATGATCTCCTGCTGCACCACCACGTCCAGGGCAGTGGTGGGCTCATCCAGGATCAGGAGGGAAGGCTTGAGCGCCACGGCCATGGCAATGACGGCGCGTTGCCGCATCCCGCCGGAGAGCTGGTGCGGGTAGGACTTCAGCCGTGCGGAGTCGATCCGGACCAGCTCCAGCAACTCGCCCGCCCGCCGCAGCGATTCCCTGCGGGACAGCCCCGCGTGGGTGGTGAAGATGTCCACGATCTGCTCGCCGATGGTCAACACCGGGTTGAGCGAATTCATGGCCGACTGGAAC
It encodes the following:
- a CDS encoding ABC transporter ATP-binding protein; protein product: MTVSQTSFGSHEPVLDVQDLTVKYIGDTRSTTAVDRVSFSIGTGEVFGLAGESGCGKSTIANSIMRLLKDPAKIAGGSISFGGRDVLAMSPEELRRFRWQDVAMVFQSAMNSLNPVLTIGEQIVDIFTTHAGLSRRESLRRAGELLELVRIDSARLKSYPHQLSGGMRQRAVIAMAVALKPSLLILDEPTTALDVVVQQEIMAQIKELQRELGFSVLFITHDMSLMVELSHRMAVMYGGRIVETARAHDVYTDPRHPYTQALMGAFPPLTGPRVPLSGLPDGVKFRNIPDLAEVAPGHLVAPFGADDLSIAHGAHATGDEAAALEGAIR
- a CDS encoding ATP-binding cassette domain-containing protein, whose translation is MSHSTLSTTTGSGPTSPGPGRADTPALEVRGLGKSFPIGGLFSRDSVRALHGVDLAIGRGEIVALVGESGSGKSTLARCVARLERPSEGSILLDGTDVLKRDRFQASRAFRSQLQMVFQDPFGSLNPAHRIGHFLRRSLAIHGKGGRSETETQARLEQLMDTVGLQADMLDSYPHELSGGQRQRVAIARALAVEPQVILADEPTSMLDVSVRIGVLNLMRRLRDEQGISMLYITHDLASARYLADRTAVMFAGELVEEGESLDLLANPAHPYTQLLVSAVPDPARAGSYDPVRRAGLRQAVMASTSCAFDGDPDQPCSAEQPVRHQVGEPGNRHWVRCHLYRPRAGAGGHALAADPAAGPSADAGTSAHAGPPASNNPRKASA